One Microbacterium keratanolyticum DNA window includes the following coding sequences:
- a CDS encoding MarR family winged helix-turn-helix transcriptional regulator, translating to MRESPMGEREAIIMDVLRAVRSFGDSHDRMSTGMKLGMDMNITDIAALRLLIMRAESGAQVTPADIARHLRISTASTTKLLDRLVASGHVLRGPHPVDRRARVVTLTDFAKSEFFRLFGVRLRAMRGAVADFTDDELAAATRVITAISEALDEQESDAQSPSRSIPDGRTLSV from the coding sequence GTGCGCGAATCCCCGATGGGAGAACGCGAAGCCATCATCATGGACGTGCTTCGCGCCGTGCGTTCCTTCGGCGACTCCCATGACCGGATGAGCACCGGCATGAAGCTCGGCATGGACATGAACATCACCGACATCGCCGCGCTCCGGCTGCTGATCATGCGCGCCGAGAGCGGCGCGCAGGTCACCCCCGCCGACATCGCCCGGCACCTGCGCATCTCGACGGCCTCGACCACCAAGCTGCTCGACCGGCTCGTGGCGTCCGGACACGTTCTCCGCGGGCCGCACCCGGTCGACCGCCGCGCCCGCGTCGTGACCCTCACAGACTTCGCCAAGTCGGAGTTCTTCCGACTCTTCGGCGTGCGCCTGCGAGCCATGCGCGGAGCCGTCGCCGACTTCACCGACGATGAGCTCGCCGCGGCCACCCGCGTCATCACCGCGATCAGCGAGGCTCTCGACGAGCAGGAGTCGGACGCGCAGAGTCCCTCCCGCAGCATCCCCGACGGGCGTACGCTCAGCGTGTGA
- the idi gene encoding isopentenyl-diphosphate Delta-isomerase: MGHEERVVLVDDDGQPIGTALKNEVHHDTTPLHLAFSCHVFDDNGRMLMTRRALTKKTWPGVWTNSFCGHPGPDEPMEEAIRRRAQQELGLELTDITPLLPDFRYSAVDASGTVENEICPVYTARATSAVRPDATEVAEFVWADPKDLRTAVRAAPFAFSPWFEQQLDEIATGEKTPWAA; encoded by the coding sequence ATGGGTCACGAAGAACGCGTCGTCCTGGTCGACGACGACGGGCAGCCGATCGGTACAGCGCTCAAGAACGAGGTGCATCACGACACCACTCCGCTGCACCTCGCGTTCTCCTGCCATGTCTTCGACGACAACGGCCGGATGCTGATGACACGTCGAGCGCTCACGAAGAAGACCTGGCCCGGAGTGTGGACGAACTCCTTCTGCGGGCACCCCGGCCCAGATGAGCCGATGGAGGAGGCGATCCGTCGTCGGGCACAGCAGGAACTCGGCCTCGAACTCACTGACATCACCCCACTGCTCCCGGACTTCCGCTACTCGGCTGTCGATGCGAGCGGCACGGTCGAGAACGAGATCTGCCCGGTGTACACCGCGCGCGCGACATCGGCGGTGCGACCCGACGCGACTGAGGTTGCAGAGTTCGTCTGGGCTGATCCGAAGGATCTGCGCACAGCGGTGCGGGCGGCCCCCTTCGCATTCAGTCCGTGGTTCGAGCAGCAGCTCGACGAGATTGCCACAGGAGAGAAGACGCCATGGGCAGCGTGA
- a CDS encoding polyprenyl synthetase family protein, producing the protein MGSVSDHDRVDEEISCIIDELPLPGASGHALRAQMRAATTGGKRFRPRLVLESFRAFASSSPFPDSLWRVAAGYEILHAAFVVHDDIIDQDTHRRGRLNVRGDLARQAQTAGEDEAASTRIGDAGALLVGDLLLYAASRTILTADAEAPVRARLAAHLDAALAVSAAGEWEDATRAGADRDAALGMTANKTAVYSFTAPLCAGAALAGADEDAEQTLRAVAHELGVAFQLADDLIGAFGTDAQAGRESGADLREGKRTPLVALAQESAEWPEVEGALALANTGPVAVRRAQRMLERSGARDRTVVLLRGHLERARAQAAELPVGIVMLVEDVAAEIEGRVP; encoded by the coding sequence ATGGGCAGCGTGAGCGACCACGATCGCGTCGATGAGGAGATCTCGTGCATCATCGACGAGCTTCCGCTGCCCGGGGCATCCGGACACGCGCTCCGTGCGCAGATGCGCGCAGCGACCACCGGAGGAAAGCGGTTCCGCCCGCGCCTCGTGCTGGAGTCTTTCCGTGCCTTCGCTTCGTCGAGCCCGTTCCCCGACAGCCTCTGGCGGGTGGCCGCCGGCTACGAGATCCTGCACGCGGCCTTCGTCGTGCACGACGACATCATCGACCAGGACACCCACCGCCGTGGTCGCTTGAATGTGCGCGGGGATCTGGCGCGCCAGGCGCAGACCGCCGGAGAAGACGAAGCAGCCAGCACCCGCATCGGAGACGCGGGCGCGCTCCTCGTCGGGGACCTGCTGCTGTATGCCGCCTCCCGAACCATCCTCACCGCAGACGCGGAAGCACCCGTGCGGGCACGGCTCGCCGCGCACCTCGATGCCGCGCTCGCCGTGTCGGCGGCCGGGGAGTGGGAAGACGCGACCCGCGCAGGCGCGGACCGCGACGCAGCCCTGGGGATGACCGCCAACAAGACCGCGGTCTACTCGTTCACGGCGCCGTTGTGCGCGGGTGCGGCGCTGGCCGGCGCCGATGAGGACGCAGAGCAGACTCTGCGCGCGGTCGCCCACGAGCTCGGGGTGGCGTTTCAACTCGCCGACGACCTCATCGGGGCCTTCGGGACCGACGCGCAGGCCGGACGGGAAAGCGGTGCGGATCTGCGCGAAGGCAAGCGCACACCCCTCGTGGCGCTGGCGCAGGAGAGTGCCGAGTGGCCGGAGGTCGAGGGTGCGCTCGCGCTCGCGAACACGGGCCCCGTCGCGGTGCGCCGTGCACAGCGGATGCTCGAGCGCAGTGGTGCGCGGGACCGGACCGTCGTTCTGCTGCGCGGACACCTGGAGCGGGCGCGGGCGCAGGCCGCTGAGCTGCCCGTGGGGATCGTGATGCTCGTCGAAGATGTGGCCGCCGAGATCGAAGGGCGAGTGCCATGA
- a CDS encoding phytoene/squalene synthase family protein, translated as MSRRLSDSERYDETASAAAAVVIGHYSTSFSLATRMFGPRVRPHVRNVYALVRIADEIVDGPGRGACRDAEALRTLIDALESETLSAVASGFSTDLIVHAFAQTARESGITEGLIRPFFDSMRTDIDVTAHDSTSHDRYVYGSAEVVGLMCLQVFLNAGYHRARTAPAHLTAGARRLGAAFQDINFLRDSAHDRQVLGRDYVGADDPAQREEVLRRIRHDLNAAARVIPDLPPDCRRAVILAHQLFSALARRLETNPTERASVPTSAKAFIAVRALLGGSASEVAA; from the coding sequence ATGAGCCGCAGACTCAGCGACAGCGAGCGCTACGACGAGACCGCGTCCGCCGCCGCCGCTGTGGTGATCGGCCACTACTCCACCTCGTTCTCTCTCGCGACGCGGATGTTCGGTCCACGCGTACGCCCCCACGTGCGCAACGTCTACGCGCTGGTGCGCATCGCCGACGAGATCGTGGACGGGCCGGGACGAGGAGCATGCCGTGATGCCGAGGCGCTGCGGACGCTCATCGACGCCCTGGAGAGTGAGACCCTGTCGGCGGTGGCATCTGGCTTCAGCACCGATCTCATCGTCCACGCCTTCGCGCAGACCGCGCGCGAGAGCGGCATCACCGAGGGACTGATCCGCCCGTTCTTCGACTCGATGCGCACCGACATCGACGTGACCGCACATGACTCCACATCGCACGACCGCTACGTCTACGGCTCGGCGGAGGTGGTCGGACTCATGTGCCTGCAGGTCTTCCTCAACGCGGGCTACCACCGGGCGCGGACCGCTCCCGCGCATCTCACCGCGGGAGCGCGGCGCCTCGGGGCGGCCTTTCAGGACATCAACTTCCTCCGCGACAGCGCGCACGACCGTCAGGTCCTCGGGCGTGACTACGTCGGCGCAGATGACCCGGCCCAGCGCGAAGAGGTGCTGCGGCGCATCCGACACGATCTGAATGCGGCCGCACGCGTCATCCCCGACCTTCCGCCGGATTGCCGCCGTGCCGTGATCCTCGCGCACCAGCTGTTCAGCGCGCTCGCCCGACGCCTGGAGACGAACCCGACCGAGCGGGCGTCGGTGCCAACATCGGCCAAGGCGTTCATCGCCGTCCGCGCGCTTCTCGGCGGCTCGGCGAGCGAGGTCGCGGCATGA
- the crtI gene encoding phytoene desaturase family protein, with translation MSHVIVIGGGVSGLATAALLAADGHDVELHEARDQLGGRAGTWEKDGFRFDTGPSWYLMPEVFEHFFALLGTSADEQLDLVALDPAYRVYSEGHPPFDVVSGRAQAVALFESIEAGAGAKIDRYLDAAEHAYHLSVDHFLYDGYQNLSGLRHPAVLRSAPQLVPSLSRSLARHVDARFTDTRLRQVLGYPAVFLGGTPYTVPALYQLMSHLDLNDGVLYPQGGMYTFVAALERLARERGVRVHLGSDVRRMLVSDGRAHGVELADGTTHDADLVVAATDLHHLEADLLGGASTGRRRERTPSSGALLLLLGVRGEVPQLAHHTLLFTADWQQNFDAITRAGGHIPDPASLYVCAASQTDPSVAPTGDTNLFVLVPAPANPESGAGGIDRGGDEEIERTADRVIAQIAQWCDIPDLAERIVVRRTITPQDFATDLRTWQGNALGMAHTLRQSALLRDRNTVPGIDGLYRVGADVTPGIGLPMCLISAEIVTKLVRGETAPGRIGALRSAL, from the coding sequence ATGAGTCACGTGATCGTGATCGGCGGGGGAGTGTCAGGTCTTGCCACCGCTGCGCTGCTCGCCGCCGACGGCCACGACGTCGAACTGCACGAGGCGCGCGATCAGCTCGGCGGACGCGCGGGCACGTGGGAGAAAGACGGCTTCCGCTTCGACACCGGGCCCAGCTGGTACCTGATGCCCGAGGTGTTCGAGCACTTCTTCGCTCTGCTCGGCACGAGCGCCGACGAACAGCTCGATCTGGTCGCCCTCGACCCCGCATATCGTGTGTACAGCGAGGGACATCCGCCCTTCGATGTCGTGAGCGGACGGGCGCAGGCCGTCGCGCTCTTCGAGTCGATCGAGGCGGGCGCGGGGGCCAAGATCGATCGCTATCTGGATGCGGCCGAGCACGCGTACCACCTCTCCGTCGACCACTTCCTCTACGACGGCTACCAGAATCTGTCCGGCCTGCGGCATCCGGCCGTGCTGCGCAGCGCGCCCCAGCTCGTGCCGTCGCTGAGCCGTTCCCTGGCGAGGCACGTCGACGCCCGCTTCACCGACACGCGGCTGCGCCAGGTGCTCGGCTACCCGGCGGTGTTCCTCGGGGGCACGCCCTACACCGTGCCCGCCCTGTATCAGCTGATGAGTCACCTCGACCTCAACGACGGGGTGCTCTACCCGCAGGGCGGCATGTACACGTTCGTCGCCGCGTTGGAGCGCCTCGCGCGCGAGCGCGGCGTGCGCGTGCACCTGGGCAGTGACGTGCGGCGGATGCTGGTGAGCGATGGTCGTGCGCACGGCGTCGAGCTCGCCGACGGAACCACTCATGACGCTGACCTCGTCGTCGCCGCCACCGATCTGCACCACCTCGAAGCCGACCTTCTCGGTGGCGCCAGCACCGGACGGAGACGTGAGCGCACACCGAGTTCGGGGGCGCTGCTTCTGCTGCTCGGCGTGCGCGGTGAGGTGCCGCAGCTGGCTCACCACACACTGCTGTTCACCGCCGACTGGCAGCAGAACTTCGATGCGATCACCCGCGCCGGCGGCCACATCCCCGATCCTGCGTCGCTGTACGTCTGCGCCGCGTCGCAGACGGATCCCTCGGTCGCGCCCACGGGAGACACGAACCTCTTCGTGCTCGTCCCCGCACCCGCGAACCCGGAATCCGGGGCGGGGGGAATCGACCGCGGTGGCGACGAGGAGATCGAGCGGACCGCCGATCGTGTCATCGCACAGATCGCCCAATGGTGCGACATTCCGGACCTGGCCGAGCGCATCGTCGTGCGCCGCACGATCACGCCGCAGGACTTCGCGACCGACCTGCGCACCTGGCAGGGCAACGCTCTCGGGATGGCGCACACGCTGCGACAGAGTGCGCTGCTGCGCGATCGCAACACGGTTCCGGGGATCGACGGGCTCTACCGGGTGGGCGCCGACGTCACGCCCGGAATCGGCCTGCCGATGTGCCTGATCTCGGCCGAGATCGTCACCAAGCTCGTCCGCGGTGAGACAGCGCCCGGGCGCATCGGCGCGCTGCGGAGCGCGCTCTGA
- a CDS encoding lycopene cyclase domain-containing protein produces the protein MPGLYLAAILVSAAGVAVCDARWRLALWRDRRRTLLLLAIGWGFLLVWDIVGIAAGVFVKGTGPWFLGIDLAPHLPLEEPFFLAFLTYLTLVLIGAGEKLWRRRGADAA, from the coding sequence ATGCCGGGCCTGTACCTGGCGGCGATCCTCGTGTCGGCGGCGGGCGTCGCCGTCTGCGATGCGCGCTGGCGGCTCGCCCTCTGGCGCGATCGCCGTCGTACGCTGCTTCTGCTCGCGATCGGATGGGGGTTCCTGCTCGTCTGGGACATCGTCGGGATTGCGGCCGGGGTGTTCGTGAAGGGGACGGGCCCGTGGTTTCTGGGCATCGACCTCGCTCCTCATCTGCCCCTCGAAGAGCCGTTCTTCCTCGCCTTCCTCACGTATCTCACGCTCGTGCTGATCGGTGCGGGCGAGAAGTTGTGGCGCCGACGAGGAGCGGATGCCGCGTGA
- a CDS encoding lycopene cyclase domain-containing protein, producing the protein MTYLLISLPFLAVTVLTVAVSARVPGIGRRLLVSSAAFVVLFVLTAIFDNLMISAGLFTYPEPLISGIRIFLAPIEDFAYPLCLAFGLPALAALLAQKTARKKESA; encoded by the coding sequence GTGACCTACCTGCTCATCAGCCTGCCGTTCCTCGCCGTGACCGTGCTCACGGTCGCGGTCTCCGCTCGCGTTCCCGGCATCGGGCGGCGCTTGCTCGTGTCATCCGCGGCATTCGTCGTGCTCTTCGTTCTCACCGCCATCTTCGACAACCTCATGATCAGCGCAGGCCTCTTCACCTACCCGGAGCCCCTCATCAGCGGCATTCGCATCTTCCTCGCTCCCATTGAGGACTTCGCCTATCCGCTCTGTCTCGCCTTCGGGCTGCCGGCGCTCGCAGCACTCCTCGCGCAGAAGACCGCGCGAAAGAAAGAGAGCGCCTGA
- a CDS encoding prenyltransferase, which yields MRDTVRQLFLASRPISWINTAYPFAAAYLMTAREIDANLIVGTLFFLVPYNLLMYGINDVFDYESDLRNPRKGGAHGAVLGTRMHRTTIISAVALSAPFLVWMLVVGNTASRIVLAISVFFVLAYSVPKLRWKEVPFLDSFTSAVHFVSPAVYGLVLAGARWDVSLVLIVIAFLCWGIASHAFGAVQDITSDRAADISSVGTVMGAARTTRFALAAYAAAGVLMLFTPWPGPLAAVLVVPYLVAIWPFRSLADEECEQATRGWKRFLWLNQIAGFGVTMLLIWVWNLPS from the coding sequence ATGCGCGACACCGTCCGTCAGCTGTTCCTCGCGTCGCGTCCCATCAGCTGGATCAACACCGCCTATCCCTTCGCGGCCGCCTACCTGATGACGGCGCGCGAGATCGATGCCAATCTCATCGTCGGGACGCTGTTCTTCCTCGTGCCCTACAACCTGCTCATGTACGGCATCAATGATGTGTTCGACTACGAGTCTGACCTGCGCAATCCGCGCAAGGGCGGCGCGCACGGTGCGGTGCTCGGAACGCGGATGCACCGCACGACGATCATCAGCGCGGTCGCTCTGAGCGCCCCGTTCCTGGTCTGGATGCTGGTCGTCGGCAACACCGCGAGCCGCATCGTGCTGGCGATCAGCGTGTTCTTCGTCCTGGCGTATTCGGTGCCGAAGCTGCGGTGGAAAGAGGTGCCCTTCCTCGACTCCTTCACGAGCGCCGTGCACTTCGTGTCACCCGCCGTGTACGGTCTCGTCCTCGCCGGGGCGCGCTGGGATGTGTCGCTTGTGCTCATCGTCATCGCGTTCCTCTGCTGGGGCATCGCAAGTCATGCCTTCGGTGCGGTGCAGGACATCACGTCCGACCGGGCGGCGGACATCTCGTCGGTCGGCACGGTGATGGGGGCAGCGCGAACAACCCGCTTCGCGCTGGCTGCCTATGCTGCGGCGGGCGTGCTCATGCTCTTCACGCCGTGGCCGGGCCCGCTGGCGGCCGTACTCGTGGTGCCATACCTCGTCGCGATCTGGCCCTTCCGCTCTCTCGCCGACGAGGAATGCGAGCAGGCGACGCGTGGATGGAAGAGGTTCCTCTGGCTCAACCAGATCGCCGGATTCGGTGTGACCATGCTGCTGATCTGGGTGTGGAATCTGCCGAGCTGA
- a CDS encoding YaeQ family protein: MAIGATIHTFTVNLADVDRGVYEELTLRVAQHPSETLAYMMTRVLAYCLEYEEGIGFSEGISSVDEPAILVRDLTGRVTGWIEVGAPDATRLHYGSKLADRTTIYTHRDPAKVVIPWAGKTIHNAEAITLHSFDPGFIEDAVAALERRSTMTLSVTEGQLYLELNGTHLSSAVHQHPIQ; the protein is encoded by the coding sequence ATGGCTATCGGCGCGACCATCCACACGTTCACGGTGAATCTCGCCGATGTCGACCGCGGAGTCTATGAAGAGCTCACGCTGCGTGTCGCGCAGCATCCGTCCGAGACGCTGGCCTACATGATGACCCGCGTGCTGGCGTACTGCCTCGAGTACGAGGAGGGCATCGGCTTCAGCGAGGGCATCTCCTCGGTGGATGAGCCCGCGATCCTGGTGCGTGATCTCACCGGACGCGTGACCGGATGGATCGAGGTCGGCGCTCCGGATGCCACTCGTCTGCACTACGGCAGCAAACTCGCCGATCGCACGACGATCTACACGCACCGCGACCCCGCCAAGGTCGTGATCCCGTGGGCAGGCAAGACGATTCACAACGCCGAGGCCATCACGCTGCACAGCTTCGACCCCGGGTTCATCGAAGACGCGGTTGCCGCGCTCGAACGCCGCAGCACCATGACCCTGTCGGTCACCGAGGGGCAGCTCTATCTCGAGCTCAACGGCACGCATCTGAGCTCCGCTGTTCACCAGCACCCGATTCAGTAG
- the rarD gene encoding EamA family transporter RarD, translating to MSEFAPRARLGVIASVLSSTIFGVVFILSASLDFTGNVFFGWRIVFAVALLLGFLGITRRLPALRGLLRRLRGNPRLILAIMLSSAMLGFQQWLFTWAPGEGRGLPLALGYLVMPIALALTGRLLFRERLGPWRIAAVSVAAVGVGYQVWQFGALSWETLAVALGYPIYFAVRRFARIEGSAGLTAEMILILPVALALLLIDDPTLATLRDPGSALSLSLFAVLGAGALALYIGASQLLPLSLFGMLSYLEPVLLIVAATVVLAEPLSVQELPTYAAIALALVLLAGEGLRRRGPKTSL from the coding sequence GTGTCAGAGTTCGCGCCCCGAGCACGCCTCGGCGTCATCGCCTCGGTGCTCTCGTCGACCATCTTCGGCGTCGTGTTCATCCTGTCGGCATCGCTCGATTTCACCGGCAACGTGTTCTTCGGCTGGCGCATCGTCTTCGCCGTCGCACTGCTGCTCGGCTTCCTCGGCATCACCCGCCGCCTGCCCGCACTCCGCGGCCTTCTGCGACGACTGCGCGGCAATCCACGCCTGATCCTCGCGATCATGCTCTCCTCGGCGATGCTGGGCTTTCAGCAATGGCTGTTCACGTGGGCCCCCGGCGAAGGCCGTGGGCTGCCCCTGGCACTGGGCTATCTGGTGATGCCGATCGCCCTCGCGCTCACAGGACGCCTCCTCTTCCGCGAGCGGCTGGGACCGTGGCGGATCGCCGCCGTGAGCGTCGCGGCCGTCGGCGTCGGCTATCAGGTCTGGCAGTTCGGCGCCCTGTCGTGGGAGACGCTGGCCGTGGCGCTCGGGTACCCGATCTACTTCGCCGTCCGCCGTTTTGCGCGGATCGAGGGCAGCGCCGGCCTGACCGCCGAGATGATCCTGATCCTGCCGGTCGCGCTCGCGCTTCTGCTGATCGATGACCCGACTCTGGCGACCCTGCGCGATCCCGGTTCAGCCCTCAGCCTGAGCCTGTTCGCGGTGCTCGGCGCCGGCGCGCTCGCTCTGTACATCGGCGCGAGCCAGCTTCTCCCGCTGAGCCTCTTCGGCATGCTCAGCTACCTGGAGCCGGTGCTGCTCATCGTCGCCGCGACCGTGGTGCTCGCAGAGCCGTTGTCCGTGCAGGAGCTTCCGACCTACGCCGCGATCGCGCTCGCTCTCGTCCTGCTCGCCGGCGAGGGACTCCGACGCCGAGGCCCGAAGACCTCTCTCTGA
- a CDS encoding putative quinol monooxygenase: MTTVRLTGQLRCATDADIARVRAHLPEHVRLTREEPGCLSFDVVQTADPLIWQVDEEFADPAAFRAHQERAADSEWAKGTVGIERAYTVEGMGA, encoded by the coding sequence ATGACCACCGTGCGACTCACCGGACAACTTCGCTGCGCCACCGATGCCGACATCGCGCGCGTACGCGCGCACCTTCCCGAGCATGTGCGCCTGACGAGGGAAGAGCCGGGGTGTCTCTCGTTTGACGTCGTGCAGACGGCCGATCCGCTGATCTGGCAGGTCGATGAGGAGTTCGCGGATCCTGCCGCGTTCCGCGCGCATCAGGAACGGGCTGCAGACAGCGAGTGGGCGAAGGGCACGGTCGGAATCGAACGGGCCTACACGGTCGAAGGCATGGGTGCGTGA
- a CDS encoding DUF202 domain-containing protein has translation MALYDVGLQPERTELAWRRTALAIAVGSLVSMRILPVMLDSALWIIAGVIGLIVSALLWVAARARYRAAYRALEPVEDASRLPDARLLLVSVLFSVAVGAVALFAVVSAAAGR, from the coding sequence ATGGCTCTCTACGACGTCGGCCTGCAGCCTGAGCGCACCGAGCTCGCCTGGCGCCGGACGGCTCTCGCCATCGCGGTGGGGTCGCTCGTGAGCATGCGGATCCTTCCGGTCATGCTCGACTCGGCGCTGTGGATCATCGCCGGGGTCATCGGGCTCATCGTCTCCGCGCTGCTGTGGGTTGCCGCACGAGCGCGCTACCGGGCAGCGTATCGGGCGCTGGAACCGGTGGAGGATGCCTCTCGACTGCCCGATGCGCGGTTGCTGCTCGTGAGCGTGCTGTTCTCGGTCGCTGTCGGCGCCGTCGCCCTCTTCGCGGTGGTTTCGGCGGCAGCGGGGCGCTGA
- a CDS encoding YidH family protein, with the protein MSDRRFPQAVYRHGTEPDARFTFANERTFLAWTRTALALIAGGVALELLGLDLQPDLKFAASLVLIIAGIITPALAWIGWIRSEKAMRLNTPLPASLLAPAVGIAVTVAGILIVIATLL; encoded by the coding sequence ATGTCTGACCGCCGATTCCCGCAGGCCGTCTACCGTCACGGCACCGAGCCCGACGCCCGCTTCACCTTCGCGAACGAGCGCACGTTCCTCGCGTGGACCCGCACCGCGCTCGCGTTGATCGCCGGTGGCGTCGCCCTCGAACTGCTTGGGCTCGATCTGCAGCCCGACCTGAAGTTCGCGGCTTCTCTCGTGCTGATCATCGCCGGCATCATCACCCCGGCGCTTGCGTGGATCGGGTGGATCCGCAGCGAGAAGGCGATGCGCCTGAACACTCCCCTGCCGGCGTCGCTGCTCGCCCCCGCCGTGGGCATCGCCGTCACCGTCGCAGGCATCCTGATCGTCATCGCGACTCTGCTCTGA
- a CDS encoding formylglycine-generating enzyme family protein produces the protein MTEPIEGEGCGPHCACGAPGREQFLTLQPRPAEAAPVPQAGSTHSIEQVQIPAGTFLMGDSSGDRNPGDGETPLHEVAIDAFSIDATSVTNDAFAAFVAATGYRTEAETFGFSAVFHLALAAPQEDILGQPPGTPWWLGVRGADWAHPGGSESSIEGLGDHPVVHVSWNDAMAYCEWAGRRLPTEAEWEYASRGGLHAAKYPWGDAEVDDGGWRVNIWQGTFPRENTLDDGFLTTAPVRTFEPNGYGLWQTVGNVWEWCADWYDPTYYERSESANPTGAASGTSRVLRGGSFLCHISYCNRYRNSARSQNTPDSSMGNAGFRTVAL, from the coding sequence ATGACTGAACCGATTGAGGGCGAGGGCTGCGGCCCCCACTGCGCCTGCGGCGCGCCCGGACGCGAACAGTTCCTCACCCTGCAGCCCCGCCCGGCAGAAGCAGCCCCGGTCCCGCAGGCAGGCAGCACCCACTCGATCGAGCAGGTGCAGATCCCCGCAGGCACGTTCCTCATGGGCGACTCGTCCGGCGACCGCAACCCCGGTGACGGCGAGACCCCACTGCACGAGGTCGCGATCGACGCCTTCTCGATCGATGCGACCTCCGTCACGAACGACGCCTTCGCCGCCTTCGTGGCGGCGACCGGCTACCGCACGGAGGCCGAGACGTTCGGATTCTCCGCTGTCTTCCACCTCGCACTCGCTGCTCCGCAGGAAGACATCCTCGGCCAGCCCCCGGGAACGCCATGGTGGCTCGGCGTACGGGGCGCTGACTGGGCACATCCCGGCGGCAGCGAATCATCGATCGAAGGACTCGGTGACCACCCGGTCGTGCACGTGAGCTGGAACGATGCGATGGCCTACTGCGAGTGGGCAGGCCGCCGTCTGCCCACGGAGGCCGAGTGGGAGTACGCCTCCCGCGGCGGACTGCACGCCGCCAAGTATCCGTGGGGCGACGCAGAGGTCGACGACGGCGGATGGCGAGTCAACATCTGGCAGGGAACCTTCCCCCGCGAGAACACGCTCGACGACGGCTTCCTCACCACGGCCCCCGTGCGCACCTTCGAGCCCAACGGCTACGGCCTGTGGCAGACCGTCGGCAACGTGTGGGAGTGGTGCGCTGACTGGTACGACCCCACGTACTATGAGCGTTCCGAATCCGCGAACCCGACAGGCGCAGCATCCGGAACCTCCCGCGTCCTGCGCGGCGGCAGCTTCCTCTGCCACATCTCCTACTGCAACCGCTACCGCAACTCGGCGCGCTCGCAGAACACCCCCGATTCCTCGATGGGCAACGCCGGTTTCCGTACCGTCGCGCTCTGA
- a CDS encoding RNA-binding S4 domain-containing protein: MASEEQIDDVSIGGDVIRLGQFLKFAGLIDSGGDAKEAIIDGYVLVNGEADRRRGRQLHDGDIVSFEGRSARVRP; encoded by the coding sequence ATGGCCAGCGAAGAGCAGATCGACGACGTCTCCATCGGGGGCGATGTCATTCGCCTCGGGCAGTTCCTGAAGTTCGCAGGACTGATCGACTCCGGCGGCGACGCGAAAGAGGCCATCATCGACGGCTATGTGCTGGTGAACGGCGAAGCCGATCGCCGCCGCGGACGGCAGCTGCACGACGGCGACATCGTCAGCTTCGAAGGTCGTTCCGCGCGCGTGCGCCCCTGA
- a CDS encoding DUF1877 family protein: MELGLHMRLTAEQAAAVLACTGDDEALGAALSALEENEEVYSRACETDKAWDPIHCAIAPEGDEAAWPARGVIGGARKLQEDDDESWVTHLDPAEVAEVAEYLAVLSDEEFSRAYAVMPEELRNPEYGPDEEGYALGWLAGVRTFFADAASAKEHVVFSVGF, encoded by the coding sequence ATGGAACTCGGATTGCACATGCGGCTGACGGCGGAACAGGCAGCGGCGGTCCTCGCCTGCACGGGCGACGATGAGGCTCTGGGAGCGGCGCTGTCGGCTCTGGAAGAGAACGAAGAGGTGTACTCGCGCGCGTGTGAGACCGACAAGGCGTGGGATCCGATCCACTGCGCGATCGCGCCCGAGGGCGATGAGGCCGCCTGGCCCGCCCGCGGCGTGATCGGCGGCGCTCGAAAGCTGCAGGAGGATGACGACGAATCCTGGGTGACGCACCTCGATCCGGCTGAGGTCGCGGAGGTCGCCGAGTACCTCGCGGTGCTCAGCGACGAGGAGTTCTCGCGCGCCTATGCCGTCATGCCGGAAGAGCTTCGCAACCCCGAGTACGGCCCCGATGAGGAGGGGTACGCGCTCGGTTGGCTCGCCGGTGTGCGCACGTTCTTCGCGGATGCGGCATCAGCGAAGGAGCACGTCGTCTTCTCCGTGGGCTTCTGA